In a genomic window of Drosophila takahashii strain IR98-3 E-12201 chromosome 3L, DtakHiC1v2, whole genome shotgun sequence:
- the Diap1 gene encoding death-associated inhibitor of apoptosis 1 codes for MATFVLADLPSYGPSAFDLVHDQVDNNTNATTTQLFKNNIYTIMNDLNREEARLKTFTNWPLEWLDKRQLAQTGMFYTHVDDKVKCYFCGVEIGRWEQEDLPVPEHQRWSPNCPLLRRRTTNNVPVNGEALDRILPPISYDICGANDSTTAVELREHAYAEGRIPMSQLIQSIGVNTANAAASVAGISSSPPPMSSIAATHASTATQANGDVQPETCRAPAASGNYFPEYPEYAVESARLRTFEAWPRNLKQKPHQLAEAGFFYTGVGDRVRCFSCGGGLKDWDDNDEPWEQHALWLSQCRFVKLMKGQLYIDTVAAKPEPAEEKEEESSIVGVEVASRQVSAEEEASQAASSGDVAPSVAPTAATRIFEKIQEASSSVALASNNSGSSSSIPEEKLCKICYGAEYNTAFLPCGHVVACAKCASSVTKCPLCRKPFTDVMRVYFS; via the coding sequence ATGGCAACATTTGTGCTAGCCGATCTTCCGTCGTATGGACCCAGCGCTTTCGACCTAGTACACGATCAGGTGGATAACAATACGAACGCGACGACGACGCAGCTATTCAAGAACAATATCTACACCATAATGAACGATTTAAACCGCGAGGAGGCGCGCCTGAAGACCTTCACCAACTGGCCGCTGGAGTGGCTGGATAAACGCCAATTGGCCCAGACGGGCATGTTCTACACCCACGTCGACGACAAGGTGAAATGCTATTTCTGCGGCGTGGAAATCGGACGCTGGGAGCAGGAGGATCTACCCGTTCCGGAGCATCAGCGATGGTCGCCCAACTGCCCGCTGCTGCGCCGACGCACCACAAACAATGTGCCCGTCAATGGGGAGGCATTGGATCGCATCCTGCCGCCGATCAGCTACGATATCTGCGGTGCCAACGACTCGACGACGGCGGTGGAGCTGCGGGAGCATGCCTACGCCGAAGGACGCATACCCATGTCGCAGCTGATCCAGTCGATAGGCGTGAATACAGCGAATGCGGCCGCTTCTGTCGCTGGAATATCATCCTCCCCGCCGCCAATGAGCTCGATTGCCGCCACGCATGCGTCAACGGCCACGCAGGCCAACGGCGATGTCCAGCCGGAGACGTGTCGTGCCCCAGCCGCCAGTGGCAATTATTTTCCCGAGTATCCCGAATACGCCGTCGAGTCGGCACGCCTGCGCACCTTCGAGGCGTGGCCGCGGAACCTAAAACAAAAGCCCCACCAGCTGGCCGAGGCGGGTTTCTTCTACACGGGCGTTGGAGATCGCGTCCGCTGCTTCAGTTGCGGCGGTGGTCTCAAGGACTGGGACGACAACGACGAGCCCTGGGAACAGCATGCCCTGTGGCTCAGTCAGTGTCGTTTCGTCAAGCTGATGAAGGGTCAACTCTACATCGATACTGTGGCTGCCAAACCAGAACCAgccgaggagaaggaggaggagagtTCGATAGTAGGAGTCGAGGTGGCCAGCAGACAGGTCtcagcggaggaggaggcatcGCAGGCGGCCAGTTCGGGGGATGTTGCCCCGTCCGTGGCTCCCACGGCAGCCACCCGCATCTTCGAGAAAATTCAGGAGGCATCATCATCGGTGGCCTTGGCCTCCAACAACagcggctcctcctcctccatacCCGAGGAGAAGCTGTGCAAGATCTGCTACGGCGCCGAGTACAATACGGCATTCCTGCCCTGCGGTCATGTGGTGGCCTGCGCCAAGTGCGCCTCCTCCGTGACCAAGTGCCCGCTGTGCCGGAAACCCTTCACcgatgtgatgcgtgtatatttttcttaa